In Leuconostoc kimchii IMSNU 11154, one genomic interval encodes:
- the mraY gene encoding phospho-N-acetylmuramoyl-pentapeptide-transferase, giving the protein MSDNLWALARAFVVTVLFMPMLIKFLKQSKEQAVIRKLGPDHQAKSGTPSMGGALFVIAASLSALIGGGVANGWTGFTAMVLPTVAFLAYAVIGGIDDALKLINHADDGFAFKPKILAQTVSALVIMILMWVMNIPFTLYIPLFGTFYLGIFYFIFLWFWLVGWSNATNLTDGLDGLLTGISVIVYGAYTVIAMNDHNQTIVIFNFAILGALIGFLIFNKPKAKIFMGDTGSLALGAGLAIESILLGIPFSLVWFGLVFVIETVSVIVQTIGFHFWHKRIFPMAPIHHSFEKFGWSEWQIDTLFWIISAILAVAGIFYMN; this is encoded by the coding sequence ATGTCAGACAATTTATGGGCGTTAGCCCGAGCGTTCGTGGTCACTGTTTTATTTATGCCAATGCTCATTAAATTTTTAAAGCAATCTAAAGAACAAGCCGTTATTCGTAAACTTGGACCTGATCATCAAGCAAAATCTGGCACGCCAAGCATGGGCGGTGCACTTTTTGTTATAGCGGCGTCTCTTAGCGCTTTAATTGGTGGTGGCGTAGCTAATGGGTGGACGGGATTTACGGCAATGGTTTTGCCGACAGTTGCCTTTTTAGCGTATGCTGTTATTGGCGGCATTGATGACGCGCTCAAGTTAATTAATCACGCTGATGATGGTTTTGCGTTTAAACCAAAAATTCTGGCACAAACAGTTAGTGCCCTCGTGATTATGATTTTGATGTGGGTGATGAACATACCGTTTACACTTTATATACCACTTTTCGGAACTTTCTATCTTGGCATATTTTATTTTATTTTTCTTTGGTTTTGGTTAGTTGGGTGGTCTAATGCCACAAACCTCACAGATGGATTAGACGGATTATTGACTGGTATTAGTGTCATTGTTTATGGTGCTTATACAGTTATTGCAATGAATGATCATAACCAGACGATTGTTATTTTTAATTTCGCTATATTAGGTGCTTTAATTGGCTTTTTGATTTTCAATAAACCAAAGGCTAAAATTTTTATGGGAGACACGGGGTCATTAGCACTAGGAGCAGGATTAGCCATTGAATCCATTTTACTTGGAATACCTTTCTCTTTGGTTTGGTTTGGACTTGTTTTTGTTATTGAAACGGTATCAGTTATCGTACAAACAATTGGCTTTCATTTTTGGCACAAGCGAATTTTCCCCATGGCACCAATTCACCATTCCTTTGAAAAGTTTGGGTGGAGTGAATGGCAAATTGACACGTTATTCTGGATTATATCAGCTATTCTAGCAGTTGCTGGTATATTCTACATGAATTAG
- a CDS encoding penicillin-binding protein, with product MKNKVRRMPNKKVTKNAKIFGGVLLGAIVLVTLGLGVRLFVIASGSIDGHNLNAATRQAFMANQVVPANRGKIYDMNGQILAENTTVYDMYAVLDKKVLRAKDSKTGKYINGSGHVVDKEVTAEKLSKIINMDKKEILERLEKKAYQVEFISKKVQASKNLSIDQYKKIQALNLPGINFTSRPARIYPSGSTASHLVGAMKTHEDQQTGQSIQTGLMGIEKSENNVLAGKNGVKKYDGQVENVQGSKTVENGNDVYLTLDTSLQNTLETRMDDLFKTTKAKSAVGVLMEAKTGRIVAASQRPNYDPNDKPINPELWTNLLDQGAFEPGSTMKAITLSAAIDTGEWRPNDTYQSGTLLIDGKKVVDAFGQDQGMLSYREGFWRSSNVAFARTQQKLGAAVWLKYLEKFHFLQSTNAGLADEERGDISYDYPIDQANTAYGQGISTTPLQMVQAFSAIANNGQEIKPYFIDKIVNPATGAIVKQGKTENVARPIKASTAKQVRKYMIDVVNQETGTAKEFDLRKFGYQIAAKTGTAQVSEKGQYLQGLNNAIHSVMVLAPEKDPKYIFYMAVKQPQVFPDVSIQETMNKVFQPLMLQALNNSDSAVKSKTTKQTVPNVVGQSVQEATQTLNKAGFRSALVGSTGKVTSQSLLPEQKSLTNQLVIIKTKGNTHLPDMTGWSLTDAQTYAHEAGFKLVWSGSGFVTGQDVGKNQLVVKTSQVGVRLKEKK from the coding sequence ATGAAAAATAAAGTGAGACGCATGCCAAATAAAAAAGTCACAAAAAACGCCAAAATTTTTGGTGGTGTATTGTTGGGCGCAATTGTGCTTGTGACTTTAGGACTTGGTGTGCGTCTTTTTGTTATTGCCAGTGGTTCCATTGATGGTCACAATTTAAATGCTGCAACACGTCAAGCATTTATGGCAAACCAAGTAGTACCAGCTAATCGTGGCAAAATATATGACATGAATGGGCAAATTTTAGCAGAAAACACAACAGTTTATGATATGTATGCCGTACTAGATAAAAAAGTTCTTCGCGCTAAAGACTCAAAAACGGGTAAATATATTAACGGATCTGGACATGTCGTTGACAAAGAAGTCACAGCTGAAAAATTGAGTAAAATCATCAATATGGATAAGAAAGAAATATTAGAGCGATTAGAAAAAAAAGCTTATCAGGTTGAATTTATTTCTAAAAAAGTACAGGCAAGTAAAAATTTAAGTATTGATCAGTACAAAAAAATCCAAGCTTTGAATTTACCTGGTATTAATTTCACTTCACGACCTGCACGTATATATCCTAGCGGCAGTACAGCCTCGCATTTGGTTGGCGCTATGAAAACGCATGAAGATCAACAAACGGGTCAATCGATACAAACTGGGTTGATGGGTATCGAAAAATCTGAAAACAATGTTTTGGCCGGTAAAAATGGTGTCAAAAAATATGATGGCCAAGTAGAAAATGTACAGGGTAGTAAGACGGTAGAAAATGGTAATGATGTCTACTTGACTCTAGATACGTCGCTTCAGAATACATTAGAAACTCGGATGGATGATTTATTCAAAACAACCAAAGCTAAATCTGCAGTAGGGGTTTTAATGGAAGCAAAAACAGGTCGTATTGTGGCAGCCTCACAGCGACCTAACTATGATCCAAATGATAAGCCGATTAATCCGGAACTATGGACTAATCTATTAGATCAAGGGGCGTTTGAACCGGGATCAACCATGAAAGCTATTACCTTATCAGCAGCCATTGATACTGGAGAATGGCGACCAAATGATACATACCAATCTGGAACATTGTTGATTGACGGTAAGAAGGTGGTTGATGCTTTTGGGCAAGATCAAGGTATGTTAAGCTATCGTGAAGGTTTTTGGCGTTCTTCAAACGTTGCCTTTGCACGTACGCAACAAAAGCTTGGTGCAGCTGTTTGGCTTAAATATTTAGAAAAATTTCACTTTTTGCAATCGACTAACGCGGGCTTGGCTGATGAAGAGCGAGGGGATATATCTTATGACTACCCTATCGACCAAGCGAACACAGCGTATGGGCAGGGTATAAGTACAACACCCTTGCAAATGGTACAAGCTTTCTCGGCAATTGCAAACAATGGGCAGGAAATTAAACCGTACTTCATTGATAAGATTGTTAATCCAGCCACAGGTGCTATTGTCAAGCAAGGCAAGACAGAAAATGTTGCACGTCCTATTAAAGCAAGTACAGCAAAACAGGTTCGCAAATACATGATTGATGTTGTGAACCAAGAGACGGGGACTGCAAAAGAATTTGATTTAAGAAAATTTGGTTATCAGATTGCAGCAAAAACAGGAACGGCGCAAGTATCTGAAAAAGGCCAATATCTTCAAGGATTAAATAATGCGATTCACTCTGTTATGGTTTTGGCACCAGAAAAGGATCCAAAGTATATTTTTTACATGGCGGTTAAACAACCACAAGTATTTCCAGATGTTAGCATACAAGAAACAATGAATAAAGTTTTTCAACCTCTAATGCTTCAAGCTTTAAATAATAGTGACAGTGCGGTAAAATCAAAAACAACAAAACAAACGGTTCCCAATGTTGTTGGTCAGTCGGTCCAAGAAGCCACGCAAACACTAAATAAAGCTGGCTTTAGATCAGCGTTAGTAGGTTCGACTGGTAAAGTCACATCACAGTCGCTATTGCCTGAACAGAAATCACTCACAAACCAATTAGTTATTATAAAAACAAAAGGAAATACACATTTACCTGATATGACAGGATGGAGTTTAACAGATGCACAAACATATGCACATGAAGCTGGTTTCAAACTAGTTTGGTCAGGTTCTGGGTTTGTTACTGGACAAGATGTTGGTAAGAATCAGCTCGTTGTTAAAACGAGTCAAGTTGGTGTTAGGCTAAAAGAGAAGAAGTAG